Proteins encoded in a region of the Mesoflavibacter profundi genome:
- a CDS encoding c-type cytochrome, giving the protein MKNPRKLIIRILISTSVILILLIGLFIFVIRKNGITEFDQKKTDYQPTAVKTEKTTPEFDRGKEIFTADCNVCHKRRSTIGNEYIKRTIENVGIDYFKLFLTKQDSLVKSKDIYAIKLKEEFNNAGNSHNFDYSENELNSLIEYLK; this is encoded by the coding sequence ATGAAAAACCCGAGAAAATTAATAATTCGGATTTTAATTTCCACAAGCGTAATTCTGATTTTACTCATTGGACTTTTCATCTTTGTGATTAGAAAAAATGGAATAACGGAATTTGACCAAAAGAAAACTGATTATCAGCCAACAGCAGTTAAAACCGAAAAGACAACGCCTGAATTTGACCGTGGAAAAGAAATTTTTACTGCTGACTGCAATGTTTGCCACAAAAGACGTTCGACAATCGGAAACGAATACATAAAACGGACTATAGAAAATGTCGGAATTGACTATTTTAAACTGTTTCTAACCAAACAGGATTCATTAGTAAAATCAAAAGACATTTATGCAATAAAATTAAAAGAGGAATTTAACAATGCGGGGAATAGTCACAACTTTGATTATTCCGAAAACGAACTGAACTCATTAATAGAATATTTAAAATAA